One region of Anaeromyxobacter paludicola genomic DNA includes:
- a CDS encoding phosphate ABC transporter substrate-binding protein: MSHLRSLRALAAAVTAAAALTSGASAAAEELTYDGATSIAGKIMKEAVPRFEQKSGVKFARVGTSGAGKGLKAALAGEVSVAGVSRALTPDELGRRPHFQIIGYDALGVFVSQKNPVKVLTKAQLKGIYTGKIKNWKEVGGANLPIVACSEPVNSGRATVDAFRATVLDGDPYGAVKELDDASDCVKLIAGNPAALGPATMAYSATGVRAIPLDGIMPSKDDIRAGTYLLSRPLLLVSRARPTGALKQFYDFMLSPEGQQIVAKSFVPVR, encoded by the coding sequence ATGTCCCACCTGCGCTCACTGCGGGCCCTCGCGGCCGCCGTCACCGCCGCCGCCGCGCTCACCTCGGGGGCCAGCGCCGCCGCCGAGGAGCTCACCTACGACGGCGCCACCAGCATCGCCGGGAAGATCATGAAGGAGGCGGTGCCCCGCTTCGAGCAGAAGTCCGGGGTCAAGTTCGCGCGCGTCGGCACGAGCGGCGCGGGCAAGGGGCTCAAGGCCGCGCTCGCGGGCGAGGTGTCGGTGGCCGGGGTGTCCCGCGCGCTCACGCCGGACGAGCTCGGCCGGCGCCCCCACTTCCAGATCATCGGCTACGACGCCCTCGGCGTGTTCGTGTCGCAGAAGAACCCGGTGAAGGTGCTCACCAAGGCGCAGCTCAAGGGCATCTACACCGGGAAGATCAAGAACTGGAAGGAGGTGGGCGGCGCGAACCTGCCCATCGTCGCCTGCAGCGAGCCGGTCAACAGCGGCCGCGCCACCGTGGACGCCTTCCGCGCCACCGTGCTCGACGGCGACCCCTACGGCGCGGTGAAGGAGCTCGACGACGCCAGCGACTGCGTGAAGCTCATCGCCGGCAACCCGGCGGCCCTCGGCCCGGCGACCATGGCCTACTCGGCCACCGGCGTGCGGGCCATCCCGCTCGACGGGATCATGCCGAGCAAGGACGACATCCGCGCCGGGACGTACCTGCTCTCACGGCCGCTCCTGCTGGTCTCCAGGGCCCGCCCCACCGGCGCGCTCAAGCAGTTCTACGACTTCATGCTCTCCCCCGAGGGGCAGCAGATCGTGGCGAAGAGCTTCGTCCCCGTTCGCTAG
- a CDS encoding CidA/LrgA family protein has product MPTPRLRLLLQLALLVPFWAGGALLSSGLHLPVPGGVVGLGLLLAALAVGLVRVEWLADGAEWLFRHMLLFFIPAAVGVVDYPELFGREGLRAVAAIAISTALAMAATGAAVEWVSRRRGARA; this is encoded by the coding sequence ATGCCGACCCCGCGCCTGCGGCTCCTCCTCCAGCTCGCGCTGCTCGTGCCCTTCTGGGCGGGCGGCGCGCTCCTTTCCTCGGGGCTCCACCTGCCGGTCCCCGGCGGCGTGGTGGGGCTCGGCCTGCTCCTCGCGGCGCTGGCCGTCGGCCTGGTCCGGGTCGAGTGGCTCGCCGACGGGGCCGAGTGGCTCTTCCGGCACATGCTGCTCTTCTTCATCCCGGCGGCGGTCGGGGTGGTGGACTACCCGGAGCTCTTCGGGCGCGAGGGGCTCCGCGCCGTCGCCGCCATCGCGATCAGCACCGCGCTCGCCATGGCGGCGACCGGGGCGGCGGTGGAGTGGGTCTCGCGCCGCCGCGGGGCCCGGGCGTGA
- a CDS encoding zinc-dependent alcohol dehydrogenase has product MRALTYEGPYRVGVKDKPDPRIEHPQDAILRVTCAAICGSDLHLLHGLVPDTRIGSTFGHEIVGVVEEVGPEANGIRPGDRLLVPFNIACGACWFCERGLTACCENSNPSSDVACGVFGYSHTTGGYDGGQAEYVRVPFAAVGPERIPDDVDDLDAVTLTDALPTGYQGAEMCDLHGGETVVVFGAGPVGLFAMKSAWLMGAGRVIAVDRVGYRLDFARRWAGAETLDFDTVDVVTAVKDATGGRGADASIDAVGCEAAGSPMQRAVGVLGKAVAGSSVALNWCFHVTRKGGTVSVLGVYGPPFNLVDFGTAMNKCQTIRTGQCSVKRYLPRLLEHVREGRLDPKALITHRYPLEQAPHAYHQFAQKRDGCIKAVLLPHGATLH; this is encoded by the coding sequence ATGAGGGCGCTCACCTACGAGGGGCCGTACCGCGTCGGAGTGAAGGACAAGCCGGATCCGCGGATCGAACACCCGCAGGACGCCATCCTGCGGGTGACCTGCGCGGCCATCTGCGGCTCCGACCTGCACCTGCTGCACGGGCTCGTCCCCGACACGCGGATCGGCAGCACCTTCGGTCACGAGATCGTCGGGGTCGTCGAGGAGGTCGGGCCGGAGGCCAACGGCATCCGCCCCGGCGACCGGCTGCTCGTCCCCTTCAACATCGCCTGCGGCGCGTGCTGGTTCTGCGAGCGGGGCCTCACCGCCTGCTGCGAGAACAGCAACCCGTCGAGCGACGTGGCCTGCGGCGTCTTCGGCTACTCCCACACCACCGGCGGCTACGACGGCGGCCAGGCCGAGTACGTCCGGGTCCCCTTCGCCGCGGTCGGGCCGGAGCGGATCCCCGACGACGTGGACGACCTCGACGCGGTCACCCTGACCGACGCCCTGCCCACCGGCTACCAGGGCGCCGAGATGTGCGACCTGCACGGCGGCGAGACGGTGGTGGTCTTCGGCGCCGGGCCGGTGGGGCTCTTCGCGATGAAGTCGGCCTGGCTCATGGGGGCGGGGCGGGTGATCGCGGTGGACCGGGTCGGCTATCGGCTCGACTTCGCGCGCCGCTGGGCCGGCGCCGAGACGCTCGACTTCGACACCGTGGACGTCGTCACCGCGGTGAAGGACGCCACCGGCGGCCGCGGCGCCGACGCCAGCATCGACGCCGTCGGGTGCGAGGCGGCCGGCTCCCCCATGCAGCGCGCCGTCGGGGTCCTGGGCAAGGCGGTGGCCGGATCGTCGGTCGCGCTCAACTGGTGCTTCCACGTGACGCGCAAGGGCGGGACGGTCTCGGTCCTCGGCGTCTACGGGCCGCCCTTCAACCTCGTGGACTTCGGCACCGCGATGAACAAGTGCCAGACCATCCGCACCGGCCAGTGCAGCGTGAAGCGCTACCTGCCGCGCCTGCTCGAGCACGTGCGCGAGGGGCGGCTCGACCCGAAGGCGCTCATCACCCACCGCTACCCGCTGGAGCAGGCGCCCCACGCCTACCACCAGTTCGCGCAGAAGCGGGACGGCTGCATCAAGGCGGTCCTGCTCCCGCACGGCGCGACCCTTCACTAG
- a CDS encoding methyl-accepting chemotaxis protein, with product MSIRKRILISFAGAVAVSIVVGGLAYWSAAAIRGRLVHVATKTLPSVQAVAALRDGESKVMLAAYSGLSARGVQIRQMAEGRAQQAMQAVDESQAAFEALPRTPRVDELWTAAKGPLADWAQAAQQALAALARRDQSRDGEAAARADREASIAFAALETAFSAADAALGDLNEALRAEADQQRGEGDKAAARSMTAIAGAIAVGALLLVTIALLLGRLIGRSLAALRAESERLARAVREGDLSVRGDPSRVEPEFRGIVDGVNATVDAFQAPFQEAELTIGLIARGEPAHPIETEYQGDFNAVKDSLNQLIAMVNARSRDLDLLIEAALAGDLSVRADASAYQGQNARVIEGMNRLLDAVAEPLAAAAVCVERISRGEIPPPIEATYRGRFEELKLGLNRCIAAVNALVVDAQALARAAVEGQLQARADAARHQGDFRKVIEGVNASVDAFLAPLQLSIGYVQLFAQGSVPPPITTEMRGDYGALKEHWNTFTDVIRMRGADMERLFQAAREGRLGVRADVSRYGGYNGVLLQNLNAMLDSITGPLQVAARCVDDISKGRIPPRSDAGWPGDFRALEQNLNTCIDAVNALVADADGLVRAAVEGRLDTRADASRHQGDFRKVVEGVNATLDAVLAPVRESSAVLERLAARDLTARVTGEYRGDHARMQEAVNGTARALDEALAQVSQAVRQVSSAAGQIAASAQAVASGASEQAASLEETGASLESVAGMARTSAENAAQASALSQGAKGQAVEGAGAVEQMQGAMEKIRAAAEGTSAIIRDINEIAFQTNLLALNAAVEAARAGEAGRGFAVVAEEVRSLALRSKEAAQKTEALIRESVKQAGEGARTSRHVAEKLGEIVGGVGKVTDIIAEIAAAAKEQSNGLAQLDRAVEEMDRVTQQNAASSEQSSSAASELSGQSEELAAMVGSFRLTGTDAPARPAPRAAAPRLPAPAAPGPRRPPASPPPAANGAAKKNGTNGIHLTPEELIPLEDDDDLGKF from the coding sequence ATGAGCATCCGGAAGCGCATCCTGATCTCCTTCGCCGGAGCCGTGGCGGTCTCGATCGTGGTGGGCGGGCTCGCCTACTGGAGCGCCGCCGCGATCCGCGGCCGGCTGGTGCACGTCGCCACGAAGACGCTCCCGAGCGTCCAGGCGGTGGCGGCCCTGCGCGACGGCGAGTCGAAGGTGATGCTGGCCGCCTACTCGGGCCTGTCGGCCCGCGGCGTCCAGATCCGCCAGATGGCGGAGGGGCGCGCCCAGCAGGCGATGCAGGCGGTGGACGAGTCGCAGGCCGCCTTCGAGGCCCTGCCCCGCACCCCGCGCGTGGACGAGCTCTGGACGGCGGCCAAGGGGCCCCTGGCCGACTGGGCGCAGGCGGCCCAGCAGGCCCTGGCGGCGCTGGCGCGGCGCGACCAGTCGCGCGACGGCGAGGCGGCGGCGCGCGCCGACCGCGAGGCCTCCATCGCCTTCGCGGCCCTCGAGACCGCCTTCTCCGCCGCCGACGCCGCGCTCGGCGATCTCAACGAGGCGCTCCGCGCCGAGGCGGACCAGCAGCGGGGCGAGGGCGACAAGGCCGCCGCCCGCTCCATGACCGCCATCGCCGGCGCCATCGCCGTCGGCGCGCTGCTCCTCGTCACCATCGCGCTCCTGCTCGGCCGGCTCATCGGCCGGAGCCTGGCCGCGCTCCGCGCCGAGTCGGAGCGGCTCGCGCGGGCGGTGCGGGAGGGCGACCTCTCGGTGCGCGGCGATCCCTCCCGCGTGGAGCCCGAGTTCCGCGGCATCGTGGACGGCGTGAACGCCACCGTGGACGCCTTCCAGGCGCCCTTCCAGGAGGCGGAGCTGACCATCGGCCTCATCGCCCGCGGCGAGCCGGCCCACCCCATCGAGACCGAGTACCAGGGCGACTTCAACGCGGTGAAGGACAGCCTCAACCAGCTCATCGCGATGGTGAACGCGCGCTCGCGCGACCTCGACCTCCTCATCGAGGCGGCCCTGGCCGGCGACCTCTCGGTCCGCGCCGACGCCTCGGCGTACCAGGGCCAGAACGCGCGGGTGATCGAGGGCATGAACCGGCTCCTCGACGCCGTCGCCGAGCCGCTCGCGGCCGCCGCGGTGTGCGTCGAGCGCATCTCGCGCGGCGAGATCCCGCCGCCCATCGAGGCGACCTACCGCGGGCGCTTCGAGGAGCTGAAGCTGGGCCTGAACCGCTGCATCGCCGCGGTGAACGCGCTCGTGGTGGACGCCCAGGCGCTGGCCCGCGCGGCGGTGGAGGGGCAGCTGCAGGCCCGCGCCGACGCGGCGCGCCACCAGGGCGACTTCCGCAAGGTCATCGAGGGGGTCAACGCGAGCGTGGACGCCTTCCTGGCCCCGCTCCAGCTCAGCATCGGCTACGTGCAGCTCTTCGCCCAGGGCTCGGTCCCCCCGCCCATCACCACCGAGATGCGCGGGGACTACGGCGCGCTCAAGGAGCACTGGAACACCTTCACCGACGTCATCCGGATGCGCGGCGCCGACATGGAGCGGCTCTTCCAGGCCGCGCGCGAGGGGCGGCTCGGCGTGCGCGCCGACGTCTCCCGGTACGGCGGCTACAACGGCGTGCTGCTCCAGAACCTGAACGCGATGCTCGACTCCATCACCGGCCCGCTCCAGGTCGCGGCCCGCTGCGTGGACGACATCTCCAAGGGGCGCATCCCGCCCCGGAGCGACGCCGGGTGGCCGGGCGACTTCCGCGCCCTCGAGCAGAACCTCAACACCTGCATCGACGCCGTGAACGCCCTCGTGGCGGACGCCGACGGGCTGGTCCGAGCCGCGGTGGAGGGGCGGCTCGACACCCGGGCCGACGCCTCGCGTCACCAGGGCGACTTCCGCAAGGTGGTCGAGGGCGTGAACGCCACGCTCGACGCGGTGCTCGCGCCGGTCCGCGAGTCGAGCGCGGTGCTGGAGCGGCTCGCGGCCCGCGACCTCACGGCGCGGGTGACCGGCGAGTACCGCGGCGACCACGCCCGCATGCAGGAGGCGGTCAACGGGACGGCCCGGGCGCTCGACGAGGCCCTGGCGCAGGTCTCGCAGGCGGTGCGCCAGGTGTCGAGCGCCGCCGGGCAGATCGCCGCCTCCGCGCAGGCGGTGGCGAGCGGCGCGTCGGAGCAGGCCGCCAGCCTCGAGGAGACCGGCGCCAGCCTCGAGTCGGTCGCCGGCATGGCGCGCACCTCCGCCGAGAACGCGGCCCAGGCGAGCGCGCTTTCCCAGGGGGCCAAGGGGCAGGCGGTCGAGGGCGCCGGCGCGGTGGAGCAGATGCAGGGCGCGATGGAGAAGATCCGGGCCGCGGCCGAGGGGACGAGCGCCATCATCCGCGACATCAACGAGATCGCCTTCCAGACCAACCTCCTCGCCCTCAACGCCGCGGTGGAGGCCGCGCGGGCCGGCGAGGCGGGGCGCGGCTTCGCCGTCGTCGCCGAGGAGGTCCGCTCGCTGGCGCTCCGGAGCAAGGAGGCGGCGCAGAAGACCGAGGCCCTCATCCGCGAGTCGGTGAAGCAGGCCGGCGAGGGCGCGCGCACCTCGCGGCACGTCGCCGAGAAGCTGGGCGAGATCGTGGGCGGCGTCGGGAAGGTCACCGACATCATCGCCGAGATCGCCGCCGCCGCGAAGGAGCAGTCGAACGGGCTCGCCCAGCTCGACCGGGCGGTCGAGGAGATGGACCGGGTGACGCAGCAGAACGCCGCCAGCTCCGAGCAGTCGTCCTCGGCGGCGAGCGAGCTCTCCGGCCAGTCGGAGGAGCTCGCGGCGATGGTGGGATCCTTCCGCCTCACCGGCACGGACGCCCCCGCCCGGCCGGCGCCGCGCGCCGCCGCGCCCCGGCTCCCGGCCCCGGCCGCGCCCGGCCCGCGCCGGCCGCCGGCCTCGCCTCCCCCGGCCGCGAACGGCGCGGCGAAGAAGAACGGGACCAACGGGATCCACCTCACCCCCGAGGAGCTCATCCCGCTCGAGGACGACGACGACCTGGGGAAGTTCTAG
- a CDS encoding ferritin family protein yields MPQALELRSLSLQDALDLAILLEEEARARYREYAGMMGQRLATQASGMFHAMAAGEARHAAQLAARRRALFADAPRRVDPGLVTEVEAPDARATHVLLSPREAVEAALVAEERSHGFYAAALPLVRDPEVRALFSEIAAAEERHEAFLRELLRRVPDAVEDPWVEETGSDPGS; encoded by the coding sequence ATGCCCCAGGCCCTCGAACTCCGCAGCCTCTCGCTCCAGGACGCGCTCGACCTGGCCATCCTCCTCGAGGAGGAGGCGCGCGCCCGGTACCGGGAGTACGCCGGGATGATGGGGCAGCGGCTCGCCACGCAGGCCTCTGGCATGTTCCACGCGATGGCGGCCGGCGAGGCGCGGCACGCGGCGCAGCTCGCGGCGCGGCGCCGCGCCCTCTTCGCCGACGCGCCGCGCCGGGTCGATCCGGGACTGGTGACGGAGGTGGAGGCGCCGGACGCCCGCGCGACGCACGTGCTGCTCTCGCCGCGCGAGGCGGTCGAGGCGGCGCTGGTGGCGGAGGAGCGCTCGCACGGCTTCTACGCGGCGGCGCTCCCGCTGGTGCGCGACCCGGAGGTCCGCGCGCTCTTCTCCGAGATCGCCGCGGCGGAGGAGCGGCACGAGGCCTTCCTCCGCGAGCTGCTCCGGCGCGTGCCGGACGCGGTCGAGGATCCCTGGGTCGAGGAGACCGGCTCGGACCCGGGGAGCTAG
- a CDS encoding LysR family transcriptional regulator, whose protein sequence is MDVRGLRAFVEVARRGGFTRAGAALHLTQPSVSKLVRGLEDELGVPLLLRERGRVVPTDAGRVVLERAQGILGALTGIEEELSELAGLRRGRVRVGLPPMVGGAFFPEIIADFRRRHPGVALELREEGARAVEALVRARELDAGVTLLPTDESAFEVLPLVQDRLRAVVHPGNPLARRRRLALADLAGQPLVLFRPDFALHDRILAACRGAGFTPEVVSESAQWDFIAALVAADLGVALLPGTICARLDPRRVRDLPLDGPEIAWNLALVWRRDPWIPPAVRAWIDGTRRRLPLARSGPAR, encoded by the coding sequence ATGGACGTCCGGGGCCTGCGGGCCTTCGTGGAGGTGGCGCGGCGCGGCGGGTTCACCCGGGCCGGCGCCGCCCTGCACCTGACGCAGCCCTCGGTGAGCAAGCTCGTGCGCGGGCTCGAGGACGAGCTCGGCGTGCCGCTCCTCCTGCGGGAGCGGGGGAGGGTGGTGCCGACCGACGCCGGGCGGGTGGTGCTCGAGCGGGCGCAGGGGATCCTGGGCGCGCTCACCGGGATCGAGGAGGAGCTCTCCGAGCTGGCCGGTCTCCGGCGCGGGCGGGTGCGGGTCGGCCTGCCCCCCATGGTCGGGGGGGCCTTCTTCCCCGAGATCATCGCCGACTTCCGCCGGCGGCACCCGGGGGTCGCGCTCGAGCTGCGAGAAGAGGGCGCGCGCGCGGTCGAGGCGCTCGTCCGCGCCCGGGAGCTCGACGCCGGCGTGACCCTCCTGCCCACCGACGAGTCCGCCTTCGAGGTGCTGCCGCTGGTGCAGGACCGGCTCCGGGCCGTGGTCCACCCGGGCAACCCGCTGGCGCGGCGGAGGCGGCTCGCCCTCGCCGACCTGGCGGGCCAGCCGCTCGTGCTCTTCCGCCCCGACTTCGCCCTCCACGATCGGATCCTGGCCGCCTGCCGCGGGGCCGGGTTCACGCCCGAGGTGGTGAGCGAGAGCGCGCAGTGGGACTTCATCGCCGCGCTGGTGGCGGCCGATCTCGGCGTGGCGCTCCTGCCCGGGACCATCTGCGCGCGGCTCGATCCGCGCCGCGTGCGCGACCTCCCGCTCGACGGGCCCGAGATCGCCTGGAACCTGGCGCTGGTCTGGCGGCGCGACCCCTGGATCCCGCCCGCGGTGCGCGCCTGGATCGACGGCACCCGCCGCCGCCTGCCGCTGGCGCGGTCGGGCCCGGCGCGCTGA
- a CDS encoding LrgB family protein gives MSAGAALAARALGAAGPVAATLALYLLARALHRRARAVLLSPLLVVPAVLVTALLRLHVPYARYMQGGRLLGDALGPVTVAFAVPLYRHRALLRRHAAELAAGLACGCLVAVSSSVALARAAGLGGAVALSMAPRSITTPLAMAAASAIGGVPSLAAVFVIVTALVGIVLGRVLVRRLPLASPLSRGALLGLGAHGAGTAQAMELGPVEGTVAGLVMICAGLLVLALAPALRGLLATAVRASLP, from the coding sequence GTGAGCGCCGGGGCGGCCCTGGCGGCGCGGGCCCTGGGCGCCGCCGGCCCGGTCGCGGCCACGCTGGCGCTCTACCTGCTCGCCCGGGCGCTGCACCGGCGGGCGCGGGCGGTCCTCCTCTCGCCGCTGCTCGTGGTGCCGGCGGTGCTGGTCACGGCGCTCCTCCGGCTTCACGTCCCCTACGCGCGGTACATGCAGGGCGGCCGGCTCCTCGGGGACGCGCTCGGCCCGGTGACGGTGGCCTTCGCGGTCCCGCTCTACCGCCACCGGGCGCTCCTGCGGCGGCACGCGGCCGAGCTCGCGGCCGGGCTCGCCTGCGGGTGCCTGGTCGCGGTGTCGAGCTCGGTCGCCCTCGCGCGCGCCGCCGGGCTCGGGGGCGCCGTCGCGCTCAGCATGGCGCCGCGATCGATCACCACCCCGCTCGCCATGGCTGCGGCGAGCGCGATCGGCGGCGTGCCGTCGCTCGCGGCCGTCTTCGTGATCGTGACCGCGCTGGTCGGGATCGTGCTCGGGCGCGTGCTGGTCCGCCGCCTGCCGCTCGCGAGCCCCCTCTCGCGCGGCGCGCTGCTCGGGCTCGGGGCGCACGGCGCCGGCACGGCGCAGGCCATGGAGCTCGGGCCGGTGGAGGGAACCGTGGCGGGGCTGGTGATGATCTGCGCCGGGCTCCTGGTGCTGGCCCTCGCCCCCGCGCTCCGGGGGCTCCTGGCGACCGCGGTCCGGGCTTCCCTACCGTGA
- a CDS encoding translation initiation factor 2, translating to MRTLTELSGTLIRMAAAAVADARKSLPREEPAAPAAPDAAPAPAGEAPAADAQPAAPSEAQETAEAQPAGAAPAPAAEKPAQPAGESEAVKAALDEAVAKATGLSGDRLARLRDALHVIGRRTADVRLVRVFAADEAVPGAKAENGFQYLVDWAPAARPASSDQGRDRGGRGGRGPRGGGRGGGGAGRGGGGGGGAPKGAPTSGGFSMDSLREDRRNERGGRPGGRRPGGGPGGGRPGGGRPGGGRPGGGSGGAR from the coding sequence ATGAGGACCCTCACCGAGCTCAGCGGTACCTTGATCCGCATGGCGGCCGCGGCCGTCGCCGACGCCAGGAAGTCCCTCCCCAGGGAGGAGCCGGCCGCGCCGGCCGCCCCGGATGCCGCGCCCGCGCCCGCCGGGGAAGCTCCGGCGGCGGACGCCCAGCCGGCGGCCCCCTCCGAGGCCCAGGAGACCGCGGAGGCCCAGCCCGCGGGCGCCGCGCCGGCTCCGGCCGCCGAGAAGCCGGCCCAGCCCGCCGGCGAGAGCGAGGCCGTGAAGGCCGCCCTCGACGAGGCCGTGGCCAAGGCCACCGGCCTCTCCGGCGATCGGCTCGCCCGGCTCCGCGACGCGCTCCACGTCATCGGCCGGCGCACCGCCGACGTGCGCCTGGTCCGCGTCTTCGCCGCTGACGAGGCGGTGCCCGGCGCCAAGGCGGAGAACGGCTTCCAGTACCTCGTGGACTGGGCCCCCGCGGCCCGGCCGGCGTCCTCGGACCAGGGCCGCGATCGGGGCGGGCGCGGTGGCCGGGGCCCCCGCGGCGGCGGCCGCGGCGGTGGCGGCGCTGGCCGCGGCGGTGGCGGTGGCGGCGGCGCGCCCAAGGGCGCTCCGACCAGCGGCGGCTTCTCCATGGATTCGCTCCGCGAGGATCGCCGGAACGAGCGCGGCGGCCGCCCCGGCGGTCGGCGTCCGGGCGGCGGCCCCGGTGGCGGTCGGCCGGGCGGTGGACGCCCGGGCGGCGGCCGGCCCGGTGGCGGCTCCGGCGGCGCGCGGTAG
- a CDS encoding threonine aldolase family protein encodes MSQNHPRRQLASDNYAGICPEAFEALAAANHGHAPGYGEDAWTARASDLVRDVFETDCDVFFAFNGTAANSLALSALCQSYHSILCHETAHVETDECGAPEFFSNGTKVLTVPGRDGKIDPAAIDHMVRRRSDIHYPKPRVVSLTQATETGTVYAPDEVRAVGERARANGLHVHMDGARFANAVAALGVAPKELTWKAGVDVLCFGGTKNGMAVGEAVVFFDRSLAAEFEYRCKQAGQLASKMRFLAAPWVGMLEGGAWLRRAGHANEMARALHRLLSDVPGVRLLRVPQANSVFAELPPEVSDGLHQRGWHFYSFIAGGGSRLMCSWDTELADVEGFAADVRELMSRR; translated from the coding sequence ATGTCCCAGAACCACCCGCGCCGGCAGCTCGCCAGCGACAACTACGCCGGAATCTGCCCCGAGGCCTTCGAGGCGCTCGCCGCCGCGAACCACGGGCACGCGCCCGGCTACGGCGAGGACGCCTGGACGGCCCGCGCCTCGGACCTCGTCCGCGACGTCTTCGAGACCGACTGCGACGTCTTCTTCGCCTTCAACGGCACCGCCGCCAACTCGCTCGCGCTCTCCGCGCTCTGCCAGTCCTACCACTCGATCCTCTGCCACGAGACCGCGCACGTCGAGACCGACGAGTGCGGCGCGCCCGAGTTCTTCTCGAACGGCACCAAGGTGCTCACCGTCCCCGGGCGCGACGGCAAGATCGACCCCGCCGCCATCGACCACATGGTCCGGCGGCGCAGCGACATCCACTACCCGAAGCCGCGGGTGGTGAGCCTCACCCAGGCCACCGAGACCGGGACCGTCTACGCGCCGGACGAGGTGCGCGCCGTGGGCGAGCGGGCCCGCGCCAACGGCCTCCACGTCCACATGGACGGCGCGCGCTTCGCGAACGCCGTGGCGGCGCTGGGCGTGGCGCCGAAGGAGCTCACCTGGAAGGCCGGCGTGGACGTGCTCTGCTTCGGCGGGACCAAGAACGGCATGGCGGTCGGCGAGGCGGTGGTCTTCTTCGACCGGTCCCTCGCCGCAGAGTTCGAGTACCGCTGCAAGCAGGCCGGCCAGCTCGCCTCGAAGATGCGCTTCCTGGCCGCCCCCTGGGTGGGGATGCTCGAGGGCGGGGCCTGGCTGCGCCGCGCCGGCCACGCCAACGAGATGGCGCGGGCGCTCCACCGCCTGCTCTCGGACGTCCCGGGCGTGCGGCTCCTGCGCGTGCCCCAGGCCAACAGCGTCTTCGCGGAGCTGCCGCCCGAGGTCTCGGACGGCCTCCACCAGCGCGGCTGGCACTTCTACTCGTTCATCGCCGGCGGCGGCTCGCGCCTCATGTGCTCCTGGGACACCGAGCTCGCCGACGTCGAGGGCTTCGCCGCCGACGTCCGGGAGCTGATGTCGCGGCGGTAG
- a CDS encoding efflux RND transporter periplasmic adaptor subunit, with protein sequence MKTKTKLWIVALAGIVLILGVLVGVKALQIGTLIKAGKSQTLPPQSVTSTKVEPGEWEASRSAVGTVVAVHAATLGAELSGVVREVDFDSGSNVRKGAVLVKLDTSTEEAQLASAQAEAQLARINLERAQRLRKEGSNAPAELDAAEARHKQADAAVTNLKATIAKKVIRAPFDGRIAIRQVEVGQVVSPGTAVASLQSVDPIYAEFALPQQALADLRTGQPTRMTTDIFPGSSWQGTVSAVNTEVDPATRNVRVRATFRNADGRLRPGMFVNVDVVSSGKRPVLVIPATSVVFAPYGDSVFAVEEKKDDAGKAELVARQKFVRLGERRGDLVAVASGLQAGEVVVSSGAFKLKNGMAVVVHNELAPKAELAPRPVEE encoded by the coding sequence ATGAAGACCAAGACCAAGCTCTGGATCGTCGCCCTGGCGGGCATCGTCCTCATCCTCGGCGTGCTCGTCGGGGTGAAGGCCCTGCAGATCGGCACGCTCATCAAGGCGGGCAAGTCGCAGACCTTGCCGCCGCAGTCCGTGACCTCCACCAAGGTGGAGCCGGGCGAGTGGGAGGCGTCGCGCTCCGCCGTGGGCACCGTGGTGGCCGTCCACGCCGCCACCCTCGGGGCCGAGCTCTCCGGCGTCGTCCGCGAGGTGGACTTCGACTCCGGCAGCAACGTCCGCAAGGGGGCGGTGCTGGTGAAGCTCGACACCTCCACCGAGGAGGCGCAGCTCGCCTCGGCGCAGGCGGAGGCCCAGCTCGCGCGGATCAACCTCGAGCGCGCCCAGCGGCTGCGCAAGGAGGGCTCCAACGCCCCCGCCGAGCTCGACGCCGCCGAGGCGCGCCACAAGCAGGCCGACGCGGCGGTCACCAACCTCAAGGCCACCATCGCCAAGAAGGTGATCCGGGCGCCCTTCGACGGTCGCATCGCCATCCGGCAGGTCGAGGTGGGCCAGGTCGTCTCCCCGGGCACCGCGGTGGCCTCGCTCCAGTCGGTGGACCCGATCTACGCCGAGTTCGCCCTGCCGCAGCAGGCGCTCGCCGACCTCCGCACCGGGCAGCCGACGCGCATGACCACCGACATCTTCCCCGGCTCGTCCTGGCAGGGCACCGTGAGCGCCGTGAACACCGAGGTGGATCCCGCGACCCGCAACGTCCGCGTGCGCGCCACCTTCCGCAACGCCGACGGGCGGCTGCGGCCCGGCATGTTCGTCAACGTGGACGTGGTCTCCTCCGGGAAGCGGCCGGTGCTGGTCATCCCGGCCACCTCGGTGGTCTTCGCCCCCTACGGCGACTCGGTCTTCGCGGTGGAGGAGAAGAAGGACGACGCCGGCAAGGCCGAGCTCGTCGCCCGGCAGAAGTTCGTCCGGCTCGGCGAGCGGCGCGGCGACCTGGTCGCGGTCGCCTCGGGGCTGCAGGCCGGCGAGGTGGTGGTGAGCAGCGGGGCGTTCAAGCTCAAGAACGGCATGGCGGTGGTGGTGCACAACGAGCTCGCCCCCAAGGCCGAGCTCGCGCCGCGCCCGGTGGAAGAGTAG